From the genome of Solanum dulcamara chromosome 12, daSolDulc1.2, whole genome shotgun sequence:
GTGAGTGGATCCAATCTCAACTGTATATATGTTAAGAATTTTTGATCCATAAAGTTCAAATCTTGAAGCTTTTTGGATTCAATTCACTAGACTTGTCCTTTTGGGGTTTTCACAAAATTGCCTCCATTTGTAGGAAAGATATTGTTTTGTGTGTGtttcttcttgttgttgttcatTTGTACATCAAATTTCAAGATTCAGGTACTCTTATATCTGTGTAACAGTTACACTCAACACCCACTTCTccattttttcaatttcaattgaacctactcccccccccccctccccatgtatatatttgtaaaaGAGATGTCTTTTTAAACACCCATTGGCCATTTTTGCATTGTGAATCATGTGGATCAGATCTCCTCGACAATTTTTCTTTTGATCTTGTGTAAATCCATCAATTGTAAGTTAAGTAGACGTAGAGTGTTACTTGTTGTGTTGATCTTTTAGCTTTGATTCATACTTTGCATATATGTTAAATGATTCACTAATTAAGCATAAATAATTGATTTCGAATGAGTAAATCAAACATGTTGTAGTAGAAAATGGAGCCTAAACTCATAAAGTTCAAATCTTGGAGCGGATgtagagtcttacttatggATTCATTCGAAACCAGTAGTTTTAACTCAGACCCTGTATATGTGTTAAAAGTGTGTTTTGGTAGAATCTGAGCCTGAACCCATAAAGTTCAAATCTTGGAGTGAATGTAGAGTCGTTGTACTTATGAATTCATTCGAATGAATCCAATAGTTTTGACTCAAACCTTGTTGTGTTTTAAAATGTGCTGTGATAGAATCTGAACTCGAACTCATAAAGTTTGAATCTTGGATTCGCCTTTTTGTGTGTTAGTTGATAAGAATTTAACTcactggattttgcatttgggttTTTTGGTATGACATAGAAATGTGGCTTACAATGATCTAACCCTCCATACTATATGGTTtctgttatttttataaaaaactcatttattttaatatcTTGTTATGACAATCTTTTTTGTAGGATCTTGATAGTTGAATTTACGAGTGGATAGGATTGTGGGAGAGTGAGAAAATGACGACTCGGAATTTGGAGAAATTGGCATCCATTGATGCCCAACTGAGGGCTTTGGTACCTGGTAAGGTTTCTGAGGATGACAAGCTGGTTGAGTATGATGCTTTGCTTTTGGATAGTTTCCTAGACATTCTTCAGGATTTGCATGGAGAGGATCTCAAGGAAACGGTATatactttttgtttttttttgtttcactTTTGTTGTTACAGCCACAATTATTGTTCTGATTTTGAGGAATTATGTTTAATTCGGGCAATGATTAACCAATTATTGTTCTTCTTCCAAGCACCCGTGTCGAATCCTCCAATCATACACTACTTTTGGCGGATTTGACATGCACCCAACAAACATTTATGAAGTGTCTGAGCAACATCTCTTCCAAGTTCCAATGGTTTTACTTGGTGGGGAGATCAAGGGTTGGGGGTGGGGGAATGCATTTTgcttcctttttcttgtttgaaTCTAAAGATTGGATCTTTATATCTATTTGTAATGAGTTGAACATAAATATTCAGTATTTAACATTTCAAAACTGAACTGTATTAAGTGGCTGTTGGTTGGGTAGTTGGACCGAGGCAGTAAAAATATTCCGATTTTATAGTCATTTGATGAGATCGTAAACTTGTGTTCCCTGAAGTGTCTTTGAGTTGACTACACTTAATTTACATAGATCAATTAAGAAGTACTTATAAGACTGGCCTCAGGATTTTGATCAAATGTCAAAGGTAGTAAAACATGGGATGTCTAGCAATCGTATGCCACAAGttaatagtagtagtaaaaCATGGGATGTCTAGCAATCGTATGCCACAAGTTAATCTTACGATTAACCAATAGAGTATTGAAGTGGGTGGACTCATTATCCATTGAATTTTGATGTTGAAAACAACAGATTGCTCAATTATCTAGAATAATATAACTTCATGTAAGACTGGTCATTGCTGaagttttttttatgttttctttaaTCTGACTATAGGTCCAAGAGTGTTATGAACTTTCTGCGGAGTACGAAGGCAAGCATGATCCAAAGAAGCTGGAGGAGCTTGGAAATGTGTTGACTAGTTTGGATCCAGGGGATTCCATTGTCATTGCTAAAGCTTTCTCTCACATGCTTAATTTGGCCAACTTGGCTGAGGAGGTGCAGATTGCCTACCGTCGACGCCAAAAGTTGAAAAAGGGAGACTTTGCTGATGAGAACAGTGCAACAACTGAATCTGATATTGAAGAAACTTTCAAGAAACTCGTAGCAGACTTGAAAAAGTCTCCTCAAGAAGTTTTCGATGCTTTGAAGAATCAGACGGTGGATCTAGTATTAACTGCTCATCCTACTCAATCTGTCCGAAGATCTTTGCTTCAAAAGCATGGAAGGTCTGCTTTTTAATtaccaattttcttttttgagcAGTTATAGACTATGTTGCTTGGTCTCTCCTAAAATGCTGTCGTACCGTGTCAGATCCTCTAAAAATGTATttacttttggaggatccgacacaCACATGTCTGCATTTTTGTAGAGACCAAGCAACATTGTCTTAGGCATGTAGTATTATCTCTTTTTCTGAATTTTCTTATGTTTAGGATCCGAGATTGCTTGGCTCAGCTGTATACTAAAGACATTACCCCCGATGATAAACAAGAACTTGATGAGGCATTACAGAGAGAGGTAAATATCGGTTTATTTACCTGATGCATGCCATATTCCCTGAATCAGTTTCTGTAGTTTAGCCTTAATTTCTAGTGCTTTTCTATGGATTTCCTGACTATCTGTCACTATCTATCTATTACGCAACTATTAGCCCAGATTAACTTTCTGAGATTTTTAAAGTTCTGTCACACTGCTGACATGAACAATAGGAATGACTTGAGATCTCTGTAAACTTACTATTGTTCTCTTTGGTTATTTGACTGTCCAAAACATTAGAAAGCTTGTTATACTAGAGGAAGTGACCTCTgctgaacaacaacaacaacaactacaacattTCAGTCCCAAGCAAGTTGTAGTCGGCTATATGAATCTTCACGAACATTGTTACTCCATTTAAACTCATCTCAGGccatattaaataaaataaaaataaatataaaaagtactccctccatttcaaattgtttgtcttactttcctttttaggtttgtttcaaaaagaatgtctctttcCCTTTTTGGCAattctttaattctaactttccacgtgacatgtttaagatcTACATTCTACGTATCTTAGTTTAAaacacaagattcaaaagtcttctttattttcttaaactctttATCAAGTCAAAACCagcaaacaaattaaaacggagGAGTATTAGAAGTTCTTTGTATATTTTCTACTTCTCTAAGAGATTAAACAACTCCTGTAAAAGTATGGACGTAACATATAAATGCTAAAATATATTCTCAACTAATAGGTATCTCGTATATTGATCTTTTTCTTCCcctttatgctaagttttcgcTAAGTCTGCTTGAATCCCAAGAAATTGTTGGTCCTTCATGCATACAGGTAGATTTTGAACTCAACCTCTTTATTTCCCCCTGCAATGTGACCATTCATTTTCCCTCCTTCATTCTTCATTTTGACttgataaatataagaaataatTGTATGTTACCTCTATAGCTTTACAGTTATTCTACCTGAATCAGGTCATTCATATCAAACAAATTTGGTGCTTCTCACAATTGTATCTGCTATTTTTTGCAGATTCAAGCTGCTTTCCGCACTGATGAGATTCGGAGGACTGCTCCAACTCCACAAGATGAAATGAGAGCTGGAATGAGCTACTTTCATGAAACTATTTGGAAGGGCGTTCCACAGTTCCTTCGCCGGGTTGATACGGCTCTTAAAAACATAGGGATTAACGAACGAGTTCCTTACAATGCTCCTCTTATTCAGTTCTCCTCTTGGATGGGTGGTGATCGGGATGGTACGCTCCATTCTAAtacatatttcttttttaatatataaatacacCCCCACACACACTTTTTTGGTGTGGATCTTGTGAAGACTCCTCTTATGTTTGTCACTCAGCAGTTGTCTGATACTAAATGTAGGTAATCCAAGAGTGACCCCCGAGGTCACAAGAGATGTCTGCTTATTAGCAAGAATGATGGCAGCGAACTTGTACTATTCGCAAATAGAGGAGCTCATGTTTGAGGTATCGAAGAACAGcttaatatttttccaatttgctCTTTGATCCATATTGAAGCATTGCATCAGTTCCATGGTCTTTTATATGCTTCTAACTCGTATGTTCTTTCAGTTATCTATGTGGCGTTGCAACGATGATCTTCGTGATCGAGCAGCTGAACTTTACAAGTCCTCAAGGAGAGATACCAAACACTACATAGGTAACTAGTGTTATTGTATTGAGATAATGGTCAAAGACACACGTGAAGTATCACTTTTTTGTCAGTTTTCTACCTGAACTATAGcaactatttatcaaaacacaCCTCGACTAGTATCTGATGGTGCGTGGTGTACTCtcgttttttaaaaaatggtgCCAAATAGTTGGTGATAGTTCAAGTTGGCAAACACCTGATAGTTCAGGTATGAAACTCGCAAAAAAGTGATactttaggtgtgtttttgaccaTTATCTCTATTGTTTTTGAGGTATGTTGCACCAATACCAATCAGAAGGACACATGAAGTTCCACATTAGTGTTTATTCACCAGAAATTGCATCAAGTAGTCCCTTTCAATATCTAATTGGATGGAGCAATTTAATAATTCTGGTCTTCAACTTTTCCTTTTGATGTAGAATTCTGGAAAACAATTCCGCCAAGTGAACCATATCGTGTAATTCTTGGCGATGTTAGAGATAAGCTGTATCAGACACGTGAGCGTACTCGCCAagtgttagcccatggaatcTCTGATATTCCTGAGGAGGCAACTTATAATAGCATTGAGCAGGTATCTAATACTTGTGACCCTTCTGTATGAagaatattataaaattaagcAGGGAACAGTCACTAATGTGATGCTTATGTGGTTTTACATTTTATGCAGTTCTTGGAACCTCTTGAGCTCTGCTACAGATCTCTTTGTGATTGTGGTGATCGTCCCATTGCCGATGGAAGCCTTCTGGATTTTCTAAGACAAGTTTCTACCTTTGGACTCTCATTTGTGAGACTTGACATAAGGCAAGAGTCAGACCGCCACACTGACGTCCTTGATGCCGTTACTCAGCACTTGGAAATTGGTTCATATCGCGAGTGGTCTGAAGAACGTAGACAAGAGTGGCTTCTCTCTGAACTCAGCGGCAAGAGACCTTTATTTGGACCTGATCTTCCAAAAACAGAAGAAATTGCTGATGTCTTGGATACACTCCATGTCATAGCAGAACTTCCATCAGACTGCTTCGGGGCATACATCATCTCAATGGCCACCGCGCCATCTGACGTGCTTGCAGTTGAGCTCCTACAGCGTGAATGCCATGTGAAGCAACCTTTACGAGTGGTTCCACTTTTTGAGAAATTGGATGATCTGGAAGCTGCTCCTGCTGCTGTTGCACGTCTCTTCTCGATTGAGTGGTACAGAAACCGGATCAATGGCAAACAAGAGGTCATGATTGGGTATTCGGATTCTGGCAAGGATGCTGGTCGGTTTTCAGCAGCCTGGCAGCTATATAAGGCTCAAGAGGAGCTTGTAAAAGTTGCCAAAGAACATGGTGTGAAGCTAACTATGTTCCATGGTAGAGGTGGTACAGTCGGAAGAGGAGGTGGCCCCACCCATCTTGCTATATTGTCTCAACCACCCGACACTATTAACGGATCTCTCCGTGTCACAGTTCAGGGCGAGGTTATTGAGCAATCGTTTGGGGAGGAACACTTGTGTTTTAGAACTCTCCAACGTTTCACTGCTGCTACCCTTGAACATGGGATGCATCCACCAGTCTCTCCAAAACCTGAATGGCGTGCACTTATGGATGAAATCGCAGTTATTGCTACAGAGAAGTATAGATCAATCGTTTTCAAAGAACCCCGATTTGTTGAGTATTTCCGCTTGGTAGGTGTGAAAGAAAATTCAGCATTATATCTTTTCACAACAAATATTGCATTGAGCTAATTtgttatttgttcttttaataACCATCACAGGCCACACCTGAGCTAGAGTATGGTCGAATGAACATTGGCAGCCGTCCATCAAAGCGTAAACCCAGTGGAGGCATAGAATCACTCAGAGCTATTCCATGGATCTTCGCCTGGACTCAGACAAGGTTTCATCTCCCTGTCTGGCTTGGCTTTGGGGCAGCATTTAAGTATGCTGTTGACAAGGATATCAAAAACCTACGCATGTTTCACGAGATGTACAATGCATGGCCATTCTTTAGGGTCACGATTGACTTGGTTGAGATGGTGTTTGCGAAGGGAGACCCGGGTATTGCAGCTTTGTACGACAAGCTTCTTGTTTCAGAAGATTTGTGGTCCTTCGGTGAGCTTTTGAGGTCCAAGTACGAGGAGACAAGGGCCCTCCTGCTTCAGGTAACTCTTCATGAATCCTGAAAAgtattactccctccgtttcaatttgtttgtgtTTCAAAAAGAATCTCTCTTTCCCTTCTGGGCAACACGTGACatatttaagatcacaagattaaagaacattttggtacattctacatatctttagtttaagaccacaagattcaaaagtcttctttactttcttaaactccatgCCAAGTCAAAACAacacaaacaaattgaaacggagggagtatccACTATCATTTATTATGTCTGATTTCATAAATGAGAGCCTTGGAGCAATGGTAAAGTTGTCTTCGTGTGACCTATAGATCACGGCTTACGCTAATACTTGTGTCATGATAGGCTGCCTACATCACATCCCTGTAGTGTGTGCACCTTTCTTAGACCCTACATGAACGGGGATGCTTCGTGCATCAGGCTGccttttttatgtttatttgcTTGAGAACTCATTACATTCTTGACTGTTCTTTCTTAATAGATTGCTGGACACAAGGATCTTCTGGAGGGAGACCCCTACCTCAGACAACGACTCAGGCTGCGTGATTCCTACATCACGACCTTAAACGTGTTGCAAGCCTACACTCTAAAGCGTATACGTGATCCAAACTACCATGTCAAGCTGAGGCCTCATATTTCCAAGGAATACATGGAATCAAAATCAGCTGCTGAACTAGTGACGCTGAATCCGACAAGTGAATATGCCCCTGGATTGGAGGACACACTTATCTTGACCATGAAGGGTATTGCTGCTGGAATGCAGAACACAGGCTAAATGCAAAGAACCTCGTTCgtgtttttctaattttatactCGAAAAAACATCTATCTGGTTTACGAAAGATGATGTATTTTTCATCCTGCTTTGTTTTGTGTTGTGTTTTTGAGGTGGTGTTGTATTTTGTGTCCACCCTATTGAGATCATGTTTGATCAAGTTGCTCGTTGCAAGGCCTCGAAAATAAAACTGCATTTGAGCAAATGTTGCACCAGCATGAACTGTAATCTCATTTGCTGGCATAATGAAATATCTATTTGCTTCCAACATCCATTTTTTATGGACCTGTTTTTTGAGGTTATGGTCTAGTTTTGCTAaacttttttttgtatattgtaCCCCATGCGCTTCATATTCGTTATAGTCTCATGCCAAAATAACGAGCCTCTTGTCCATTCTCATTGAATGGATCACAGGGGAGCAAATCCAATTAGAAAACTCACATTGGATTTTAGGGATAACAACATTCAACTTGTAAATCAATTCATAACCTTTGAACTCACTTTACTTGTAGGAGTACATTTTGAATTTGTCGATTATATTATGGTCGGAGTCCTATGATAGGTTAATGAGACTTGACCCAAAAGTGTTCTTTGTCTCTATTCATTGGCTTGTGTACTCTCCGTTTCTGATCCTTTAGTCCCCTTTCACTGGCACAAACTATGATTTCCACCACGTCAAGGTCTACCCCATCGAAAAATAGAACTGACTAACCCaatattgaaaaagaaaatgaaaaaaatattttcaacagaaaaacttttttttcataaaagattATTTTCGTCGTACCAAACACACTCATGGTGTCTAATCCGTATAGTTCTGCAACTAACCCATGGTTAACTTTTAAGGAAGCAATGTCATTGATTCTCCTCGCTTGAAAGAGATTCAAAGACAATAAGATTGAGAATCAAGAGATTTCAAGTTAATTCtgataaaaattaatatattaagTGAGTTTTTTTCATCTCTCCAAATTACTGGTGATACTTCATAAAATTAATAGAAATACTTGTAGAGTGACCAAAAAATAAAGTGACAAATATTCTCTGTCACCAATCAAATATGACTGTGAAACTTAGCCCATATTTGTTGACCAATCTTGAGATCTACGTAGTCCGCACGAAAAGGATAATTGCATGTGAAGCTCAAAAGAACATgctaattttcttttaaaattttttattaaattctcTGTTcgtgatttttaaaaattattatcttaaattatcttaaaattattattattattattattattattattattattattattaatttaggATAGAAAAAGGAGAAATGTGAGAGGAAATTATAAAGTGAGAAACTGAATTCTCATTaataaaatgaaagtttaaaTAACAAACCAAATGAGCTACTAAGGGTGATCACTTTGCGATATTGTACCAATTCCAATTGTGAATTACCACAgacttatttcataaatttcaaaagattTGTGATATGTTATAATGCTTAGCACCCCTTTAGAGTAAGtctttttttattatcaatAAAACCAAAAGAAAGatgaagaataaataaatacataatgtATCAACTGAGACTTGTAACTTGATATTTTACTTATTTCATACTGGTTCGGTTTGACttaatatttaagaaaataattgaatcaaactaattttatataaaaatattatttttaaatttcgtGTCAAGTAAAAATCTGACAAATAAATTGAACGGAAACAACAATATACTAataatgatgaaaatgatgatgTTTGCTGCTGATGTTGATGTTGATTATGTCATTTCTATTAAATTTCCAGGTCGGTGTGGGTGATTAATTGTTTCCTAGAAATTACCTAAGTCTACATCAAGTCTTATTtaaatgtattatttattgtaacTTTATTGAAAAGTCCATTAAAGTATGAATCAATTTccactatataatatatatttgacaactctttggACAATCAATTCAAGTATCCCATTCCCAATTTCAcaacaccaaaaaaaaatatatatgtctCCTGAAGAAATGTCTAACATGAAATCAGTCATTTCAACTGTTGCATCTATTGCTGCTACAACTATGCTTGTTCGTAGCATAGCCAATGATTTTATCCCAAAGGAATTTCGAAGCTACATCTTAGAAAGTTTTCATGATATTTTTCGTTGTTTTTCTTCACAATTCACTATCCTCATCCATCAATTCCAGGGTCCGTCTCCAAACCTAGTGTTTGAGGCAGTTGAAGTGTATTTAGGAACGATAATGAACTCTTCTACTAAGAGTATTCGATTAGGAAAGACGGAGAATGATAAAAGTCTAGTTATTACCATGGATAAAGACGAAGAAATCGTGGATGTTTTTGAGGATGTTAAAGTAATATGGAAGATGGAGTGTAAACGTATCGAGTCAGGGAGccagaatgatgaaataaaggaTATGATAGCTGCATTGTGTTCTGAACTTAGATGTTATG
Proteins encoded in this window:
- the LOC129876011 gene encoding phosphoenolpyruvate carboxylase; protein product: MTTRNLEKLASIDAQLRALVPGKVSEDDKLVEYDALLLDSFLDILQDLHGEDLKETVQECYELSAEYEGKHDPKKLEELGNVLTSLDPGDSIVIAKAFSHMLNLANLAEEVQIAYRRRQKLKKGDFADENSATTESDIEETFKKLVADLKKSPQEVFDALKNQTVDLVLTAHPTQSVRRSLLQKHGRIRDCLAQLYTKDITPDDKQELDEALQREIQAAFRTDEIRRTAPTPQDEMRAGMSYFHETIWKGVPQFLRRVDTALKNIGINERVPYNAPLIQFSSWMGGDRDGNPRVTPEVTRDVCLLARMMAANLYYSQIEELMFELSMWRCNDDLRDRAAELYKSSRRDTKHYIEFWKTIPPSEPYRVILGDVRDKLYQTRERTRQVLAHGISDIPEEATYNSIEQFLEPLELCYRSLCDCGDRPIADGSLLDFLRQVSTFGLSFVRLDIRQESDRHTDVLDAVTQHLEIGSYREWSEERRQEWLLSELSGKRPLFGPDLPKTEEIADVLDTLHVIAELPSDCFGAYIISMATAPSDVLAVELLQRECHVKQPLRVVPLFEKLDDLEAAPAAVARLFSIEWYRNRINGKQEVMIGYSDSGKDAGRFSAAWQLYKAQEELVKVAKEHGVKLTMFHGRGGTVGRGGGPTHLAILSQPPDTINGSLRVTVQGEVIEQSFGEEHLCFRTLQRFTAATLEHGMHPPVSPKPEWRALMDEIAVIATEKYRSIVFKEPRFVEYFRLATPELEYGRMNIGSRPSKRKPSGGIESLRAIPWIFAWTQTRFHLPVWLGFGAAFKYAVDKDIKNLRMFHEMYNAWPFFRVTIDLVEMVFAKGDPGIAALYDKLLVSEDLWSFGELLRSKYEETRALLLQIAGHKDLLEGDPYLRQRLRLRDSYITTLNVLQAYTLKRIRDPNYHVKLRPHISKEYMESKSAAELVTLNPTSEYAPGLEDTLILTMKGIAAGMQNTG